A window of the Zeugodacus cucurbitae isolate PBARC_wt_2022May chromosome 4, idZeuCucr1.2, whole genome shotgun sequence genome harbors these coding sequences:
- the LOC105210422 gene encoding bumetanide-sensitive sodium-(potassium)-chloride cotransporter isoform X1 yields MSDLSSIEMSSVDRPVNRFQVNPVNHKVNETVQLDVPQEVYRRLVNSDGEPLEDDTFNEDATEILNKQNLQRTQRQSIKSSFRDKDKPSRFKDTQSQTRFQVAPQNEEDSDDSSGSKEDRELLDNEYDTKYGKSFRHFTREALPRLDNYRNIMSIQAAYRPTLDELHNATLTGKSASLNRNQDPEAGNMNGALKFGWIKGVLVRCLLNIWGVMLFLRLSWVVGQAGIIEGFILILTTTVVTTVTSLSMSAISTNGVIKGGGTYYMISRSLGPEFGGSIGLIFSLANAVACAMYVVGFCESMLDLLRSFGLSIIDGGIQDVRIIGCITITILLVIVVVGMEWEAKAQLGLLVILLVAIGDFLIGSLIGPKSDVEKAEGFVGYNFTIFKENLISDYRKENGVQHDFFSVIAIFFPAATGILAGANISGDLKDPQKSIPKGTLLAILISTATYLLMVLVCAATVARDATGNLADMANGSFAFLNCTQGDCHYGLQNSFQVIELVSGFGPLIYAGCFAAAISSALASLVSAPKVFQALCKDELYPKIVWFAKGYGKNNEPFRGYVLTFIIAVAFILIGELNLIAPLISNFFLGAYTLINFSTFHASLAKPVGWRPTFKYYNMWLSLVGSILCVAVMFLISWVTALITFAAVLALYLIVAYRKPDVNWGSTTQAQTYKNALISVQQLNNVEEHVKNYRPQILVLSGLPNTRPVLVDFAYMLTKNLSLLVCGHVLRGTSSQRYRNYLQERATSWFRKHCVKGFYSLVDGEDLEAGSRALMQASGIGKLKPNILLMGYKNDWQTCDKKDLDQYFNIMHKALDMYLSVAILRVPNGLDCSQILGDESSAAKIVNDIPRTLQPNESSADLMSADRSVQNGLSGSMDSLSRNVSQDAGDSPRTENGLKQLKTSSTSDLSFMAGTQVKEVSGLPDPVDPKSPQLLTNSLRKSKLKHNDPASLYKGPGGAELPKEVLMELSQFTRKRSHAVIDVWWLYDDGGLTLLLPYIISTRRTWQSCKLRVYALANKKAELEFEQRSMASLLSKFRIDYSDLTLIPDITKKPQETTTAFFNELIKDFVSSEKDNGPSNVVADEESIITEDDLMAVQDKTNRYLRLREYLHEQSMKSDLVVMTLPMPRKNIVSAPLYMAWLESLSRDMPPFLFVRGNQTSVLTFYS; encoded by the exons atgtctGATTTGTCGTCTATCGAAATGAGTTCAGTCGATCGTCCGGTAAATCGTTTCCAGGTCAATCCTGTGAACCACAAAGTAAACGAGACAGTACAATTGGATGTGCCACAAGAGGTCTATCGTCGTTTAGTCAATAGTGATGGCGAGCCATTAGAGGATGATACTTTCAATGAGGACGCCAcagaaattttgaataaacaaaatttacaacGAACACAAAG ACAATCCATCAAAAGCAGTTTTCGTGATAAAGACAAACCGTCGCGGTTCAAGGATACACAATCGCAAACGCGATTTCAAGTAGCGCCGCAAAATGAAGAAGACTCCGACGACTCCAGCGGCAGCAAGGAGGACCGTGAATTGTTGGACAATGAATATGACACGAAATATGGCAAAAGTTTTCG ACACTTCACGCGCGAAGCTTTGCCACGTTTGGACAACTATCGGAATATCATGTCCATACAAGCCGCCTATCGGCCTACGCTAGATGAGTTGCATAATGCAACGCTGACCGGAAAg AGTGCCAGCTTAAATCGCAATCAGGATCCGGAAGCGGGCAATATGAATGGTGCACTTAAATTCGGTTGGATTAAGGGCGTTTTAGTCCGTTGTCTACTCAACATTTGGGGTGTTATGCTGTTTCTGCGTCTCAGCTGGGTCGTGGGACAAGCTGGCATTATAGAGGGCTTCATACTGATTCTGACAACCACAGTGGTTACCACCGTAACGTCATTATCTATGTCGGCGATTAGTACAAATGGTGTTATTAAAGGAG GTGGGACATATTATATGATATCACGTTCACTGGGTCCGGAATTTGGCGGTTCAATTGGTCTTATATTTTCACTGGCGAATGCCGTCGCCTGTGCCATGTACGTGGTGGGCTTCTGTGAATCGATGTTGGATTTGTTACGCAGTTTTGGTCTCAGTATTATTGATGGCGGTATTCAAGATGTGCGCATTATTGGTTGTATAACCATAACCATactacttgttattgttgttgttggtatggaATGGGAGGCTAAGGCACAACTTGGTTTACTCGTCATATTGTTGGTAGCTATAGGTGATTTCTTGATCGGTTCATTGATTGGACCGAAGAGCGATGTGGAGAAAGCTGAGGGTTTCGTCGGCTACAATT TTACAATATTTAAGGAAAATCTTATATCCGACTATCGAAAGGAAAATGGCGTACAACATGATTTCTTCTCGGTCATTGCTATCTTCTTCCCAGCAGCAACTGGTATTTTGGCTGGTGCCAATATCTCTGGTGATTTAAAG GACCCACAAAAATCCATACCAAAAGGTACACTCTTGGCCATCTTAATTTCAACTGCAACTTATCTCTTGATGGTACTCGTCTGTGCTGCCACAGTGGCACGCGACGCCACCGGAAATTTGGCAGACATGGCAAATGGCTCCTTTGCGTTTTTAAACTGTACACAAG GTGACTGCCATTATGGCTTGCAAAACTCATTTCAAGTCATCGAACTTGTTTCCGGCTTCGGACCATTGATTTATGCCGGCTGTTTTGCGGCAGCTATTTCATCGGCCTTGGCCAGTTTAGTCTCAGCCCCGAAAGTATTTCAG GCATTGTGTAAAGATGAACTCTATCCGAAAATTGTGTGGTTCGCCAAGGGATATGGTAAAAACAATGAACCTTTCCGTGGCTATGTGCTGACATTTATCATCGCTGTTGC tTTCATTTTAATCGGCGAACTCAACTTGATCGCACCGCTTATTTCGAACTTCTTCCTTGGCGCCTATACCCTAATCAATTTCAGCACCTTCCATGCCAGCTTAGCCAAACCAGTTGGCTGGCGTCCGACCTTTAAG TACTACAATATGTGGCTCAGTTTAGTCGGTTCGATACTCTGTGTAGCCGTTATGTTCCTTATCTCATGGGTAACGGCACTCATCACTTTCGCCGCTGTATTGGCGTTATACTTAATTGTCGCGTATCGCAAACCCGATGTCAATTGGGGCTCCACAACGCAAGCGCAGACCTACAAGAATGCGCTGATATCGGTGCAGCAGCTCAATAATGTGGAGGAACATGTGAAGAATTATAGGCCACAG ATTTTAGTGCTGTCGGGTTTGCCGAATACACGACCGGTGCTCGTTGATTTCGCCTATATGTTGACGAAGAATCTTTCGCTACTCGTTTGTGGACATGTGCTGCGTGGCACGAGCTCTCAACGCTATAGAAATTATTTACAAGAACGCGCCACCAGCTGGTTCCGTAAACATTGCGTTAAGGGTTTCTACTCACTCGTGGACGGCGAAGATTTGGAGGCAGGCTCGCGTGCTTTAATGCAG GCCTCTGGTATTGGCAAACTGAAACCGAATATTCTACTCATGGGCTATAAAAATGATTGGCAGACTTGCGATAAGAAGGATTTGGATCAGTATTTCAATATAATGCACAAG GCTTTGGACATGTATCTATCGGTTGCCATCTTACGCGTACCGAATGGCCTCGACTGTTCGCAAATTTTGGGTGATGAGAGTAGCGCTGCCAAAATTGTAAATGACATACCACGCACACTCCAGCCGAACGAGAGCTCGGCCGATTTAATGTCCGCCGATAGAAGCGTACAGAATGGTCTCAGTGGCAGCATGGACTCGTTAAGTCGCAATGTTTCACAAG ATGCTGGAGACTCGCCTAGAACAGAGAATGGcttgaaacaattaaaaa CCTCCAGCACCAGCGATTTATCATTCATGGCAGGCACACAAGTTAAAGAAGTTTCCGGTTTACCAGATCCGGTGGATCCAAAGTCACCACAACTATTG ACCAATTCACTACGCAAATCTAAGTTGAAGCATAATGACCCCGCCTCGCTGTATAAGGGTCCCGGTGGCGCAGAATTACCGAAGGAAGTACTAATGGAACTTTCACAGTTCACACGCAAGCGCAGTCATGCCGTTATCGATGTTTGGTGGCTTTACGATGACGGTGGTCTAACACTACTTTTGCCTTACATAATCAGCACAAGACGCACATGGCAATCGTGCAAATTGAG AGTATACGCTTTGGCGAACAAAAAGGCCGAATTGGAATTCGAACAGCGTTCGATGGCTAGTTTGTTGTCGAAATTCCGTATTGACTATTCAGATTTGACGCTAATTCCCGACATAACGAAGAAACCGCAAGAAACAACAACCGCTTTCTTTAATGAACTTATCAAGGACTTTGTGAGTAGTGAGAAAGATAATGGGCCCTCAAATGTGGTAGCCGATGAAGAAT CAATAATCACCGAAGACGATTTAATGGCCGTACAAGACAAAACCAATCGTTACCTGCGTCTGCGCGAATATTTACACGAGCAATCTATGAAATCCGATCTGGTCGTGATGACGCTACCAATGCCGCGCAAGAATATTGTATCGGCACCGTTATATATGGCGTGGTTGGAGAGTTTGAGTCGTGACATGCCGCCTTTCCTTTTCGTGCGCGGCAATCAAACAAGTGTTTTAACCTTTTATTCGTAG
- the LOC105210422 gene encoding bumetanide-sensitive sodium-(potassium)-chloride cotransporter isoform X2 has product MSDLSSIEMSSVDRPVNRFQVNPVNHKVNETVQLDVPQEVYRRLVNSDGEPLEDDTFNEDATEILNKQNLQRTQRQSIKSSFRDKDKPSRFKDTQSQTRFQVAPQNEEDSDDSSGSKEDRELLDNEYDTKYGKSFRHFTREALPRLDNYRNIMSIQAAYRPTLDELHNATLTGKSASLNRNQDPEAGNMNGALKFGWIKGVLVRCLLNIWGVMLFLRLSWVVGQAGIIEGFILILTTTVVTTVTSLSMSAISTNGVIKGGGTYYMISRSLGPEFGGSIGLIFSLANAVACAMYVVGFCESMLDLLRSFGLSIIDGGIQDVRIIGCITITILLVIVVVGMEWEAKAQLGLLVILLVAIGDFLIGSLIGPKSDVEKAEGFVGYNFTIFKENLISDYRKENGVQHDFFSVIAIFFPAATGILAGANISGDLKDPQKSIPKGTLLAILISTATYLLMVLVCAATVARDATGNLADMANGSFAFLNCTQGDCHYGLQNSFQVIELVSGFGPLIYAGCFAAAISSALASLVSAPKVFQALCKDELYPKIVWFAKGYGKNNEPFRGYVLTFIIAVAFILIGELNLIAPLISNFFLGAYTLINFSTFHASLAKPVGWRPTFKYYNMWLSLVGSILCVAVMFLISWVTALITFAAVLALYLIVAYRKPDVNWGSTTQAQTYKNALISVQQLNNVEEHVKNYRPQILVLSGLPNTRPVLVDFAYMLTKNLSLLVCGHVLRGTSSQRYRNYLQERATSWFRKHCVKGFYSLVDGEDLEAGSRALMQASGIGKLKPNILLMGYKNDWQTCDKKDLDQYFNIMHKALDMYLSVAILRVPNGLDCSQILGDESSAAKIVNDIPRTLQPNESSADLMSADRSVQNGLSGSMDSLSRNVSQASSTSDLSFMAGTQVKEVSGLPDPVDPKSPQLLTNSLRKSKLKHNDPASLYKGPGGAELPKEVLMELSQFTRKRSHAVIDVWWLYDDGGLTLLLPYIISTRRTWQSCKLRVYALANKKAELEFEQRSMASLLSKFRIDYSDLTLIPDITKKPQETTTAFFNELIKDFVSSEKDNGPSNVVADEESIITEDDLMAVQDKTNRYLRLREYLHEQSMKSDLVVMTLPMPRKNIVSAPLYMAWLESLSRDMPPFLFVRGNQTSVLTFYS; this is encoded by the exons atgtctGATTTGTCGTCTATCGAAATGAGTTCAGTCGATCGTCCGGTAAATCGTTTCCAGGTCAATCCTGTGAACCACAAAGTAAACGAGACAGTACAATTGGATGTGCCACAAGAGGTCTATCGTCGTTTAGTCAATAGTGATGGCGAGCCATTAGAGGATGATACTTTCAATGAGGACGCCAcagaaattttgaataaacaaaatttacaacGAACACAAAG ACAATCCATCAAAAGCAGTTTTCGTGATAAAGACAAACCGTCGCGGTTCAAGGATACACAATCGCAAACGCGATTTCAAGTAGCGCCGCAAAATGAAGAAGACTCCGACGACTCCAGCGGCAGCAAGGAGGACCGTGAATTGTTGGACAATGAATATGACACGAAATATGGCAAAAGTTTTCG ACACTTCACGCGCGAAGCTTTGCCACGTTTGGACAACTATCGGAATATCATGTCCATACAAGCCGCCTATCGGCCTACGCTAGATGAGTTGCATAATGCAACGCTGACCGGAAAg AGTGCCAGCTTAAATCGCAATCAGGATCCGGAAGCGGGCAATATGAATGGTGCACTTAAATTCGGTTGGATTAAGGGCGTTTTAGTCCGTTGTCTACTCAACATTTGGGGTGTTATGCTGTTTCTGCGTCTCAGCTGGGTCGTGGGACAAGCTGGCATTATAGAGGGCTTCATACTGATTCTGACAACCACAGTGGTTACCACCGTAACGTCATTATCTATGTCGGCGATTAGTACAAATGGTGTTATTAAAGGAG GTGGGACATATTATATGATATCACGTTCACTGGGTCCGGAATTTGGCGGTTCAATTGGTCTTATATTTTCACTGGCGAATGCCGTCGCCTGTGCCATGTACGTGGTGGGCTTCTGTGAATCGATGTTGGATTTGTTACGCAGTTTTGGTCTCAGTATTATTGATGGCGGTATTCAAGATGTGCGCATTATTGGTTGTATAACCATAACCATactacttgttattgttgttgttggtatggaATGGGAGGCTAAGGCACAACTTGGTTTACTCGTCATATTGTTGGTAGCTATAGGTGATTTCTTGATCGGTTCATTGATTGGACCGAAGAGCGATGTGGAGAAAGCTGAGGGTTTCGTCGGCTACAATT TTACAATATTTAAGGAAAATCTTATATCCGACTATCGAAAGGAAAATGGCGTACAACATGATTTCTTCTCGGTCATTGCTATCTTCTTCCCAGCAGCAACTGGTATTTTGGCTGGTGCCAATATCTCTGGTGATTTAAAG GACCCACAAAAATCCATACCAAAAGGTACACTCTTGGCCATCTTAATTTCAACTGCAACTTATCTCTTGATGGTACTCGTCTGTGCTGCCACAGTGGCACGCGACGCCACCGGAAATTTGGCAGACATGGCAAATGGCTCCTTTGCGTTTTTAAACTGTACACAAG GTGACTGCCATTATGGCTTGCAAAACTCATTTCAAGTCATCGAACTTGTTTCCGGCTTCGGACCATTGATTTATGCCGGCTGTTTTGCGGCAGCTATTTCATCGGCCTTGGCCAGTTTAGTCTCAGCCCCGAAAGTATTTCAG GCATTGTGTAAAGATGAACTCTATCCGAAAATTGTGTGGTTCGCCAAGGGATATGGTAAAAACAATGAACCTTTCCGTGGCTATGTGCTGACATTTATCATCGCTGTTGC tTTCATTTTAATCGGCGAACTCAACTTGATCGCACCGCTTATTTCGAACTTCTTCCTTGGCGCCTATACCCTAATCAATTTCAGCACCTTCCATGCCAGCTTAGCCAAACCAGTTGGCTGGCGTCCGACCTTTAAG TACTACAATATGTGGCTCAGTTTAGTCGGTTCGATACTCTGTGTAGCCGTTATGTTCCTTATCTCATGGGTAACGGCACTCATCACTTTCGCCGCTGTATTGGCGTTATACTTAATTGTCGCGTATCGCAAACCCGATGTCAATTGGGGCTCCACAACGCAAGCGCAGACCTACAAGAATGCGCTGATATCGGTGCAGCAGCTCAATAATGTGGAGGAACATGTGAAGAATTATAGGCCACAG ATTTTAGTGCTGTCGGGTTTGCCGAATACACGACCGGTGCTCGTTGATTTCGCCTATATGTTGACGAAGAATCTTTCGCTACTCGTTTGTGGACATGTGCTGCGTGGCACGAGCTCTCAACGCTATAGAAATTATTTACAAGAACGCGCCACCAGCTGGTTCCGTAAACATTGCGTTAAGGGTTTCTACTCACTCGTGGACGGCGAAGATTTGGAGGCAGGCTCGCGTGCTTTAATGCAG GCCTCTGGTATTGGCAAACTGAAACCGAATATTCTACTCATGGGCTATAAAAATGATTGGCAGACTTGCGATAAGAAGGATTTGGATCAGTATTTCAATATAATGCACAAG GCTTTGGACATGTATCTATCGGTTGCCATCTTACGCGTACCGAATGGCCTCGACTGTTCGCAAATTTTGGGTGATGAGAGTAGCGCTGCCAAAATTGTAAATGACATACCACGCACACTCCAGCCGAACGAGAGCTCGGCCGATTTAATGTCCGCCGATAGAAGCGTACAGAATGGTCTCAGTGGCAGCATGGACTCGTTAAGTCGCAATGTTTCACAAG CCTCCAGCACCAGCGATTTATCATTCATGGCAGGCACACAAGTTAAAGAAGTTTCCGGTTTACCAGATCCGGTGGATCCAAAGTCACCACAACTATTG ACCAATTCACTACGCAAATCTAAGTTGAAGCATAATGACCCCGCCTCGCTGTATAAGGGTCCCGGTGGCGCAGAATTACCGAAGGAAGTACTAATGGAACTTTCACAGTTCACACGCAAGCGCAGTCATGCCGTTATCGATGTTTGGTGGCTTTACGATGACGGTGGTCTAACACTACTTTTGCCTTACATAATCAGCACAAGACGCACATGGCAATCGTGCAAATTGAG AGTATACGCTTTGGCGAACAAAAAGGCCGAATTGGAATTCGAACAGCGTTCGATGGCTAGTTTGTTGTCGAAATTCCGTATTGACTATTCAGATTTGACGCTAATTCCCGACATAACGAAGAAACCGCAAGAAACAACAACCGCTTTCTTTAATGAACTTATCAAGGACTTTGTGAGTAGTGAGAAAGATAATGGGCCCTCAAATGTGGTAGCCGATGAAGAAT CAATAATCACCGAAGACGATTTAATGGCCGTACAAGACAAAACCAATCGTTACCTGCGTCTGCGCGAATATTTACACGAGCAATCTATGAAATCCGATCTGGTCGTGATGACGCTACCAATGCCGCGCAAGAATATTGTATCGGCACCGTTATATATGGCGTGGTTGGAGAGTTTGAGTCGTGACATGCCGCCTTTCCTTTTCGTGCGCGGCAATCAAACAAGTGTTTTAACCTTTTATTCGTAG